Proteins encoded by one window of Microcoleus sp. FACHB-68:
- a CDS encoding anti-sigma regulatory factor, whose product MRTELHVPSDLRFLTIVENWLLGSLEVEVGEYVDWPRQSNRLRLVLAEAYSNVVRHAHRDQPNLPVLIRLELKDRDIALEVWDHGRGYDLSTYMAPSPEAMSDGGYGWLIMNRLMDRVEYCLQIDGRNCLKLEASLPEVKKA is encoded by the coding sequence ATGAGAACTGAGCTTCATGTGCCAAGTGATTTGAGGTTTTTGACAATCGTTGAAAACTGGCTGCTGGGTTCTTTAGAGGTTGAAGTCGGCGAATATGTAGATTGGCCGCGTCAGTCCAATCGGTTGCGCCTGGTTCTAGCGGAAGCTTATTCCAACGTAGTTCGGCACGCCCATAGAGATCAGCCTAACCTGCCGGTGCTAATTCGCTTAGAACTTAAGGATCGTGACATTGCGCTGGAAGTTTGGGATCACGGTAGAGGATACGATCTGTCTACCTATATGGCTCCATCACCGGAAGCGATGTCTGATGGCGGCTATGGCTGGCTGATTATGAATCGTCTGATGGATAGGGTTGAATATTGCTTGCAAATAGACGGTCGTAACTGTCTCAAATTGGAAGCCAGTTTGCCAGAAGTGAAAAAAGCTTAG
- a CDS encoding nuclear transport factor 2 family protein has translation METEDAINSNTEPASGTDVTIEGITEPVVQRYFETFNAGDFEATAALFAADGQMNPPFEEPMVGPEAIAAYLEAHAKGMQLNPRQGIAEPLENNQTQIQVSGKVQTPWFGVNVSWIFILNQEQEMISATIKLLASPQELLDMRQSQS, from the coding sequence ATGGAAACTGAAGACGCTATCAACTCAAACACTGAACCGGCATCTGGAACTGATGTCACAATAGAAGGCATTACAGAGCCGGTGGTGCAGCGCTATTTTGAAACGTTTAATGCCGGCGATTTTGAGGCCACAGCGGCGTTGTTTGCCGCAGATGGACAGATGAACCCGCCCTTTGAGGAGCCGATGGTTGGCCCTGAAGCAATTGCCGCTTACCTGGAAGCACACGCGAAAGGGATGCAGCTCAACCCGCGCCAAGGCATCGCCGAACCCTTAGAAAATAACCAAACTCAGATTCAAGTCAGCGGTAAGGTACAGACTCCGTGGTTTGGTGTGAATGTTAGTTGGATATTTATACTCAATCAAGAGCAGGAAATGATTTCTGCCACGATTAAACTGCTGGCGTCTCCCCAGGAATTGCTAGATATGCGCCAATCTCAGTCTTGA